In Bacteroidales bacterium, a single genomic region encodes these proteins:
- a CDS encoding DUF1080 domain-containing protein encodes MKKIFVVLWLLLFSVLSNTYAQSSVPEGFISLFNGTTFHGWNIQPDKGAWQVIDGVIRCIGTPNTPYLILTEKEYENFELYIDFKMSEGCNSGLFLHQTERSWGRESRNGMEIQIFDNAGRGISKNSCGAVYDQVPPIANPVKPAGLWNTYYIIMDWPFLKIWLNGQLIQDLNLENYPDLKYRLRKGYIGLQNHDHFVEFKNIYIKELPSSEKPWSNLFDGKNLSGWTKTGNATWKIENGVLIASGGSGYLISNDEFENYELQIFGKKYQNGGNSCIFYSWQNEKDMGYRTDFNEMKLGYQFPLIQVINEGNKSSVRYNGEEISFNTGQTTNPRGKIVLYHSEKDGEIKIAKIRIKNLDTLTKK; translated from the coding sequence ATGAAAAAAATATTTGTTGTTCTGTGGTTATTATTATTTTCAGTTTTATCAAATACTTATGCACAATCGTCTGTTCCGGAGGGATTTATTTCATTATTTAATGGGACGACTTTTCACGGATGGAATATTCAGCCTGATAAAGGTGCCTGGCAGGTAATTGATGGTGTCATCCGTTGTATCGGTACCCCTAACACCCCATATTTAATCCTGACAGAAAAGGAATATGAAAATTTCGAATTATATATCGATTTTAAGATGAGTGAAGGGTGTAACAGTGGCCTCTTTTTGCATCAGACGGAAAGGTCGTGGGGAAGGGAATCCCGTAACGGAATGGAAATCCAGATATTCGATAATGCCGGAAGAGGAATAAGTAAAAACTCATGTGGCGCTGTATATGACCAGGTTCCTCCTATTGCTAACCCGGTAAAACCTGCAGGATTATGGAACACATATTATATAATTATGGATTGGCCTTTTCTCAAAATATGGTTAAACGGACAATTGATTCAGGACCTAAACCTTGAAAACTATCCTGATCTGAAATACCGGCTGAGAAAGGGCTATATAGGTTTACAGAATCATGATCATTTTGTTGAATTTAAGAATATTTATATCAAGGAATTGCCTTCATCCGAAAAGCCATGGAGTAATTTATTTGATGGAAAAAATCTCTCCGGGTGGACCAAAACAGGTAATGCGACCTGGAAAATTGAAAACGGGGTTTTAATTGCATCCGGAGGTAGTGGGTACCTGATCAGCAATGACGAATTTGAAAATTATGAATTGCAGATATTTGGAAAGAAATACCAAAATGGAGGGAATAGTTGTATCTTTTATTCATGGCAAAACGAAAAGGATATGGGTTATAGGACGGATTTCAATGAAATGAAATTAGGCTATCAGTTTCCTTTAATTCAGGTCATTAATGAAGGTAATAAGTCTTCAGTACGATATAATGGAGAAGAAATATCGTTCAATACAGGACAGACTACAAATCCCAGAGGAAAAATTGTTCTTTACCATTCGGAGAAGGATGGAGAAATAAAAATTGCTAAAATAAGAATAAAGAACCTGGACACTTTGACTAAAAAATAA
- a CDS encoding IPT/TIG domain-containing protein yields MKNVFIKSLWMLCCVLCFISCKDDDDVKREEYDPNKPVLLTSFSPDSGRIAEKILLDGENFGADPQKIKVYFNNKKAPVISSTGKRVYAIVPKMPGDTCTVSVVIGNDSLSYEQKFRYQISVSVSTVTGNGTATYKEGSLAEATLSPTYVCVDNEDNIFVSVRQNPYGIVKVSETENYVTTLIMGTGSVIIPNALCVDKHTEIITVPSEHSLTGFFTCDPKEAWAPRGRSFRIVETNGYPIPTNTWKHSMAACEYDGYVYTRFWEGQIIKINPKTYDAEIIYQTPNGTSSGLTFHSLQPKMLYFTGYSGGIANGLYSFDITDPGNTFKRLTASGSGHRDGELAISLLNYPWQIYFDPDGNLYIADCNNHCIRRVTTDNMMETVVGMPGTSGWKDGGKEEALFNQPRGVGVSNDGTVYVADWGNNRIRKLAIE; encoded by the coding sequence ATGAAGAATGTTTTCATAAAAAGTTTATGGATGCTTTGTTGTGTTCTTTGTTTCATCTCTTGTAAAGATGACGATGACGTTAAAAGGGAAGAATATGATCCCAATAAACCGGTACTTCTTACATCATTCTCACCCGATTCGGGAAGAATTGCTGAAAAAATATTATTGGATGGGGAAAATTTCGGTGCTGATCCTCAAAAAATAAAAGTATATTTCAACAACAAAAAAGCGCCGGTAATATCATCGACAGGTAAACGAGTGTATGCTATTGTTCCCAAAATGCCGGGCGATACATGTACTGTATCCGTAGTGATAGGTAATGATTCTTTAAGTTATGAGCAGAAATTCCGCTATCAGATATCGGTTTCCGTAAGCACCGTAACCGGAAATGGAACAGCTACATATAAAGAAGGTTCATTGGCAGAGGCTACTCTCTCGCCGACTTATGTTTGTGTGGATAATGAAGATAATATTTTCGTCAGTGTCCGGCAAAATCCTTATGGGATTGTAAAAGTCAGTGAGACTGAAAATTATGTGACCACTTTAATTATGGGTACAGGTAGCGTGATTATCCCCAATGCTCTTTGTGTCGACAAACACACTGAAATAATCACCGTTCCTTCCGAACATTCCCTGACAGGATTTTTCACCTGTGACCCTAAGGAAGCGTGGGCACCAAGAGGGCGCAGTTTCAGGATCGTGGAAACCAATGGTTATCCTATACCGACTAATACATGGAAGCATTCAATGGCAGCCTGTGAGTATGACGGTTATGTGTATACCCGTTTTTGGGAAGGACAGATCATCAAAATCAATCCGAAAACATACGATGCTGAAATCATCTACCAGACGCCCAATGGGACATCGTCCGGCTTGACTTTCCATTCATTACAACCTAAAATGCTGTATTTTACCGGATATTCCGGAGGTATAGCCAATGGTCTTTACAGTTTTGATATTACGGATCCTGGCAATACTTTTAAAAGATTAACAGCATCGGGATCAGGTCACAGAGATGGTGAACTGGCAATATCTTTATTAAATTATCCCTGGCAAATATATTTCGACCCTGACGGGAACCTGTACATTGCAGATTGTAATAATCACTGCATACGAAGGGTTACTACGGATAATATGATGGAAACTGTCGTGGGAATGCCCGGTACATCCGGATGGAAAGACGGCGGGAAAGAAGAGGCCTTGTTTAATCAACCCAGAGGCGTAGGGGTAAGTAATGACGGTACCGTATATGTCGCAGATTGGGGAAATAATCGAATTAGAAAACTGGCCATTGAATAA